In the Brachionichthys hirsutus isolate HB-005 chromosome 1, CSIRO-AGI_Bhir_v1, whole genome shotgun sequence genome, ccgcttcgcaccccagcccgaccgacccagcccttagagccaatccttatcccgaagttacggatctgattgcacttgtggcttacgaatatgtgcggcttattttagtacaaaatatatattttttttaattcagtgggtgcggctttttcacaggtgcgcataatagttcagcaattacggtatgcGGTTTGAATCTTGTTAATAagcttttactttttttctccATAATGCAGGGGTCCCCAAATGTCAAACTATGGCTGAATTTTAGTGCAACAGCGCCCCCATGTGGGCTTCAAATGTAGTTCATTGATATCAAAGACCGCATCTGCTGATCCACATCTGTTGACAAAATCTACCCGTGAACAATTACATTTATTGTCTCTTCTGAATCAATAAACTAATTTGTGTACCGTTGTACGTTGTAATTAGAAACAATTTCGCTGAAAAGTTCCAGAGGATGGATCTGAGGCAACAATTATGGAATTATGCCAGGCAAGATGAGATTTTACAGaacttgattgtttttttttccgtgcctttaaatgtgtgtgggaTAGAAAAATGGAAAGAGACAGGAAAGGGCAGCCAGTGAATTCAAACCTTTGGCCACCAGTCAAAGACTCAAAAAGACATACGCTGTGCAAAACATGCCAAGGTTATCCATATCAAGATATGCTTTCAGTCAACTCCCTGCAGCATTGGTGGGGGTATGAGACCCCCTGAGTGCTGTTCTCAATTCTATATTTGGTTGCTGCAACACATTTTCAACTAGAATGACTCAAAGTAAACCACAAACCTCTGATCTGAACAAGCCGACGCATCTGTTTAAAGTAAACTAACCTCAGTTCAGTATCTATTGCATAATTAGGATTTTTTAAACGGGAAATAATAATCGCAAAGAAATTCCTCGATCAAACAGGAGGGTTCTCTCCTGAACATCATTCAACCAAGGTTTGTGGAAGCCCACCCTGGACAACCTGCTTAGCGGAGGTAACCAGATTTTTGATGAATTGATGTAAGAAATCGGGGCTCGATTGTTTCCAGATAAATATAGTAAAAGAAAGTCAATTGCAATAATCAAGCAAAACCAAGCTCATCATTCAGAGTTTAtttaacgtaaaaaaaaaaaaaaacacacagaacaagTTGATAATAGTACATGAGCAAGTTCAgataaaaataatgcatttgaaaAAGGTCACTCTTTTTCATTATAAAACACCAAAGATGATTTTAATGTCCCACGCACGGATGTTTAAGCTACACACGTGAGATCCTCAGACATTTCATCAAATTCGTTCTAAAGTCTGTTAAAGATAAGTAGTGTTTGGAGCCTCTTTAATTGTTCAACAGGTCTTCCAGAGCGATCACATCCACTCGGCACGAAACATGTTGACACGAATCCAGACCCAAGCATTCACGGCAGCAAGACATAAACATAAGTCCATGGAAATAGACAGCGGCAGGGAACAAAAATAAGTTCTTAAATATTTGCCAAAGCATTATAAATCTGGATATTTCTGCACACGGTTGTCAGCAGGTAACCGGTATACTGCAGAGGTGATTATAATAACACCGTGAGTTGTAGTGCTTCGCCATTATGGCTCCAGTAAAGGAAACGTGATCATttatattcagaaaaaaaattacaatctTAACCAACATTTTACTTTAAAGATAGTTTCAATCAGGAGGAGATTTAAACTTTAGACAAGAACCAAAGGTTTTTGGTCCACGTACTGGACAGCCTTCACTATGCATTTCTTATCTTAACGACTCCTGCTTGCAGCACTAAGCAGTGAGTGCCCCGAGCACCGTGCACAAGACTCATTTGAGAATTTCCAACTTATTACTCAGGTCCTTGGTGGGACAGAGATTTCTATCTAACATGAAGCAGCAACgttaaaatgaataataacaAATATGCTACTTGGATGCTGCATCTTGCAGTTTCATCACAAAGCGACAGTTGAGTAGGGGTGAAAAGAAGCTAAAGACAGACCTGAGGATAACTCACAGTTGATGATGCACCTTCAAGATGAGGTCAAGACAGAAAagttggaaaagaaaaaaacctgccTCCTCCCTCTTCGTTTTGCCCAAAGGTCAGGACGCGGGTCGTCTCGGCGGAGCGTCATCATTGCCGTACCTCCACATAGTTAGCTGGGAAGAGGCCAACAACGCCTCGGCACGCGCctcgccaccagccctcatcAATCATCtcaatgttggtgatgatgtcatcagggtcGAAGGATATCTCATCATCGCCAGCTAAAATGTGAAGTGAGATTGGTGATGAAGAAAGCAGAAATGAAGTGATTAAATATTATATTGCCTAATTTGgacatgaatacattttgagtTTCTCAATTGTGAAGAATTACtgcttattttcttttctttaatggTAAATTAAATTTCACTTAATAGATGATAGACAATAGAGTTTGGGATTGCAGCCAGGTTAGCTGGTCATTAAAACATCCAACTATAACTTTCATTTTCTGAAAGCACCGAGTTGTCTGTGACACACACTAAACCTGAACGGATCCTAATCTGTAGACAAGCTGAGCTCAGGATGGTGTTAGTTTAGCATTCAGTCGTTCTTGTGTTTCTACATTGCTCAGATTAAATGAGAATTTAGGTGCTAGAAATACTGGTGTGACTAAATCTTTTAATTTTCAGCTGCAGTTTCACCTGCTTGGTAGTCGTACAGAGCCACCGCTGTCACTCCGACGTCCTGGCTGTACTCGTACTGCTGGTCATCTGCAAAGCAGCCATGGTTTGAGTCCAACATGACAGTGAACACAAACTTCTCGTCATACCTTAATGCAATCTAGGTTATATTCACAAAAGTCCTGACAAACTGGTAGAGTCACTGATAAGGAAACTGGTGGAAAATGGCCAATTTCTAGACCAACATTGGCTCATCTGAAGTGCAAGTTTCAAATTGTTGAAATTCTCTGATGTGAATGGGGCTGAACCGTAAAGCTAAAGTAACTGACTCATGGTTGACTTGCCCCAAATACCAAACATGCTTGTCCTCTATATGAGGAAGACAAGAAAGTcggcaacaacaacagttttacCTCCTGCTGCAGACTCCACGGGGCTCTGGTAGAGATCCTGGTCCTCCGGCTGCATGTACTGGCTTTCAGCCTCATACAGCTCCTCTTTGTTCTCCTCGGTAGAGAGTTCCTCATTGTTCTGACGAGGCAAACGATCTGGCATTATGACTCAAAGTGAAATATCATCAATTCTACTCACGTTTCTCTGCTCATTTTAAACTTTTCAGTTTAtttcctcccttttattttttactgatgaTGGCAGCCTGCTGTAAACCTTCTGTAACTGGCTTGAAAGTTATAACCATCCCAAAAAGCTACAAGTAAGATGGCGGCTCCATGCTCTCCAGTCTGGTGCTtagtttttctttactttttattactttttactGATTTCTGCGAGGCGACTCTCTCCTACAGTCGCCAGGATTTACTAGACATCGGCCACATATGCAAAGTACtggtcaatctctctgcatgcactttTTCATCACTTTAAACTCATGTGTTACATCGGGCAattacttgaatgttctgtTATCATttgaattttatgttgttattagacaccagacggagcagcactcctaatctcattgtgtagctactatgccatgacaataaaggctttctattctattctattctataaaaTGGTACATCCTTAAACAATACGAGATTAGAATCACGCTGCACAGAATATCATATTATCTGTgttttttaggttttaaatACCAGCCCTTATCTTATTTGGGTATTTGAGAGAATGGTGCAAAGGTATAGGCATAGACAATGACTGACTAAAAAAAGATCCACATAAATTATTTCATGAACTGTTCCTTTACGCAAGTCAGGTCCCGCCTTGAATCACCTGGTATGCTGAGGCAGCAGATGGCTGGACCGGAGGAGTCGGGCTGGGACTCGCAGGAGGGACTGGAGACGGAGCCTGAACCATCTCTTGGGCTTTACGACGGGCCTCTTCttgctcctgcttctccttggcCTGTCGACGGGCTCGCTCCTCTCCCgccctcttcctgtcctcctcctccttctgcttgGCGATGTTCTCAAAGCGGGCCTTGATGCTTCCTGTGCTGCTGCCAGCTGAGGATTGGAGGAGAAAGATGAGTTCACAAGTTGATGACGTGTACAGAGTTCAGATACTTATACTCATGATGGagcagaaaagaaacaaaagaccaAAACCACCAGGACCATAActcaggagtcattagcattcaGAGGGGAGCCGTTGTCCCGCCCACCCCCACGTGACCGGTGCACCATTCAGGATGATGGACACTCACCGGCCTCCACAGGTTTGGTTTTCTGATATGACGAGCTTGGCCTCTCCACCTCTTCAAACGTCCCTGCACTCTGTCACAGCAGACAGATGAAGGTGTAACATGAAAGTATTCACATAAAggttcagacaaaaaaaacacacacaaaaacactcacCTTATCCATGCGGTCATTCTGGACGCCGTATTTTCCCCCAAAACCTTTTGAATAATCTGGTAACAAAGAAGGAAAGCAAGGGTCAGCTTCTGTTTAACCATTTACGACACAGATGAAGACCCTCTCTGTTCAGTCCTTCAGACTTTTACAACTTTATAATGaggacctgtgtgtgtgtgtgtgtgtgtgagtgtgtgtgtgtgtgtgtacaaagaTGACAGCATCAGTGAAAGGCTCGACATCCAAGTACGCGCTGTAGTTTCACTTCCTCCCTGGCATTTTTCTCATGCAGCCGCTAAGGAAGTTGTCAAGGTTAAGAAGACCACGTCCACAACCACATTAAAACCATATCAGAAGTGAAGAGGAAGTGTTAAAGCAAACACTCACAGTGTACGTTAACTCAAAGCAGACTGAAAAACAATACCTTTCTGGGATTCGTGGAGCTGTAGTTTCTCCTGGTGGTCCCACCCCAGCGCCGATTtatcctgtctgtctgtctgcacaccAAACTTGCCCCCGAAGCCCTTTGTATAGTCTGCAGAAACGAACAAAACAAGCAGATTGACACCTAAACATGTGTCTGAACCCTGAATAGTAGTAGACAAAATGACCTGATATAGAGATACACACACGTCATTTTAGAACCGTGCAGGTGTGTGGCGACCATAATCTGCTGATATCAGTCTCGGTGGAGCTTGTGCGAGTACAGCAGAATGAAAACTTTCAGCTTGTTTGGTCAAAGTATTTTGTTTGTGTCAGCTGATCACTGTTAATGAACCAGCTGAAGAATATTAATACTGCTGATCACGTCAACAAATGGTATGCAGCATTAAACCTCTGAACACAAGCGTCCCTCTCCCACACCTACAGTGAAATGGACCCGTTATCAGAGCGTGTGACCCAGTTACGTCTGCCTGCGCCACATATGCAAACACAGCCTGATGCGATTCTTAAGGCCGTCTGTGCTGCTGACATCTAGTGCAGGTGTGTCAGGCAAGAAGCTGCAGGTAAATCTGGAGTCCAGACAAGTCAGGACAGACGTGGACGTAAACGTGTGCAGCTGCCCATATCACACCAGATCAAgatattccatccatccattgtgaTGCTGATTGATCATCATGGTTATTACACGTGTCCATTAAGATGGTCACAATAAAACTGTGCGTGTATTTCACATGAATTGCAGCTCTTCTTGTACTTGTGATGATAGCACCAACCTCTCTGGGACTCGTGTTTCTCCGTTTTGCCCTGGTAGTCAAAACCCACAGCACTTTTGTCCACCTTGTCCGTCTCAACACCGAACTTGCCGCCGAAGCCTTTTGTATAATCTGCCGATGTGCGGCGAAAAGGAGGGGAGAGAAGTtaagacaggaggaagaggcgctCTCCTCATGCATATCACACTTCCCCCTGCAGCGACACTGTAGATACAAAAtaagacttcactttgatgcaAATTGTCCTTTCTGTGCATGATTGTGTATGCGAGTGTGGCTCTGTATCGTAGCGGCATGTTTTAGATGATTCCTAACAagttaaaaaatgtatttatggcAAGAATGACCAACATAATgtgccaaataaaataaaaaatctattcCTCTAAACAAACAGCTGTCAGGCCGAAGCCACAGACCGGAAGATGCCGGCAGTCCTGGAACAAGCAGGAACACATTAAATGATTTTGTGTTAAATACCACATTTTACAAACACTAATGAAACTGTATCTGACACTGGCACAAATAGCATGAGAAATTAAAGCGAGCTCAGTTCAAAACAAACAGCCTTTGTTTGCAACCGCCCGCCAGTAAAGGCTGAGAAGGAGAAATAACACGACTTGTCAGAACCTGTGCAGAGCTGCACTGAATCAGAACAGAACATGTTCTCCACATCTTTCCTGGTAATGGCATTGCAGCAGGCGGCGGAGCGAGACAAACCTTTCTGGGACTCGTGTTTCTCAGTTTTTCCCTGGTAATCAAAGCCCACTGCGCTCTGGTCGACCCGATCTGCCTGCACGCCATATCGACCCCCAAACCCACTGGAGTAGTCTACACAGCAATGCAAAGGGGCAAAGGTCAACGGTCAGGGTGAATCAGCATTGCAGCAGTGGTCAAATATAAGCCCAATTCCAAGTCCTTCATTTAATTTGACAATGAAACTAGAACACTAATCTCATCACGTTGTTCTTAATCTCGTTTGAGGTCATAAATTTATGATCACAGTCGCACACATTAAATTTAGTACGGTAGGTCATACATGTGAACTGCACGGTTGGTGGTTGTGCGTGTGAGAAGCATCCAGATGTTTTGCTAGACTATCACAAATTTGGACAACTGGACAACCAGTGCAGAATatttataaaaatgtaatatgttaCACCTTATATTAATAGTCCAATCAGCTTCTGACCAAGATGAGAGAGACAATTTATAAATGTGAAACCAATATGTCTATGAATAAAGACGTTTGTTCCATGCCCCGGACATGGCGTCATGCCGCTGGGTTTTACTCAGAAACGTCACACCAAGTAGACATGGACTAGTAGACTAGGCAGACATATTGAAAGACAAATAGTTTTGACTTcacctttctgtgaggcgtgTTTCTCCGTCTTTCCCATATACTCAAAGCCAACGGCTGACTGAAGGAGGAAAAAGGAACACATCACAATACTGGACAGTGAATTACTGGAAGCGTGTTCAGAAATGTGGCACCTTTTCACTTCTCATAAACAAAAAATCATGTTTGAAATCTTGGAGATGTCAGCAGTGATGGGAATACCTTGTCGACGCGGTCATCTTGTACTCCATACTTGCCTCCGAAGCCTTTGGAGGTATCAGTCTGGGAGCAGTGCGTGGACAACTTCATCTGGTATTCGTGGCCCACAGCACACTATCAAAAAACACAGGACAATTTCATAGCACTAcaaaggcaacacacacacacacacaca is a window encoding:
- the cttn gene encoding src substrate cortactin, producing the protein MWRAGTTQSAKVAVTVEDDDWETDPDFENDLTEKEQRWGAKTVSGSGHQGHININQLRETVSTEHTNLKQIELDNMPKASHGYGGKYGVQQDRMDKCAVGHEYQMKLSTHCSQTDTSKGFGGKYGVQDDRVDKSAVGFEYMGKTEKHASQKDYSSGFGGRYGVQADRVDQSAVGFDYQGKTEKHESQKDYTKGFGGKFGVETDKVDKSAVGFDYQGKTEKHESQRDYTKGFGGKFGVQTDRQDKSALGWDHQEKLQLHESQKDYSKGFGGKYGVQNDRMDKSAGTFEEVERPSSSYQKTKPVEAAGSSTGSIKARFENIAKQKEEEDRKRAGEERARRQAKEKQEQEEARRKAQEMVQAPSPVPPASPSPTPPVQPSAASAYQNNEELSTEENKEELYEAESQYMQPEDQDLYQSPVESAAGDDQQYEYSQDVGVTAVALYDYQAAGDDEISFDPDDIITNIEMIDEGWWRGACRGVVGLFPANYVEVRQ